One window of the Streptomyces sp. NBC_00259 genome contains the following:
- the trpD gene encoding anthranilate phosphoribosyltransferase → MSAVTPAGGGTPGGVRGSTTAAGRSWPGVLDSLLYGRDQSADATAWAMDRILRGEATDAQIAGFAVALRAKGETVEEIAGLVRTMYEHARTIEVPGATVDIVGTGGDGAKTVNISTMSAIVVAGTGAKVVKHGNRAASSASGASDVLEKLGVNLELTPQRVAEVAEEAGITFCFAVKFHPALRHVAAARKELGIRTTFNFLGPLTNPARVKAQATGVADARMAPIMAGVLAERGSSALVFRGDDGLDELTTTATSRVWVVRDGAVREEAFDPRDVGIELVPVEALRGADASYNADVARRLLAGETGPVRDAVLLNSAAALAALGDGEGDLVDRLRTGMAQAAESIDSGAAKRALERWVAASNR, encoded by the coding sequence ATGAGCGCTGTGACCCCCGCAGGTGGGGGTACCCCCGGCGGAGTGAGGGGGAGCACTACCGCGGCGGGCCGTTCCTGGCCCGGGGTACTGGACTCCCTGCTCTACGGACGCGACCAGAGCGCGGACGCCACCGCCTGGGCGATGGACCGGATCCTGCGGGGCGAGGCCACCGACGCGCAGATCGCGGGATTCGCCGTCGCCCTGCGCGCCAAGGGGGAGACCGTCGAGGAGATCGCCGGGCTCGTACGGACGATGTACGAGCACGCCAGGACGATCGAGGTCCCCGGGGCGACCGTCGACATCGTGGGCACGGGCGGCGACGGCGCCAAGACCGTCAACATCTCGACGATGTCCGCGATCGTCGTCGCCGGCACCGGCGCGAAGGTCGTCAAGCACGGCAACCGTGCGGCGTCCAGCGCCAGCGGCGCCTCCGACGTCCTGGAGAAGCTCGGCGTCAATCTGGAGCTGACGCCGCAGCGGGTCGCGGAGGTCGCCGAGGAGGCCGGGATCACCTTCTGCTTCGCCGTGAAGTTCCACCCCGCCCTGCGGCATGTGGCGGCGGCGCGCAAGGAACTCGGCATCCGTACGACGTTCAACTTCCTGGGTCCGCTGACCAACCCCGCACGGGTCAAGGCGCAGGCCACCGGTGTCGCCGACGCCCGGATGGCGCCGATCATGGCCGGGGTGCTGGCCGAGCGCGGCTCCAGCGCGCTGGTCTTCCGCGGGGACGACGGACTCGACGAGCTCACCACGACCGCGACCTCCCGGGTGTGGGTGGTGCGCGACGGCGCGGTGCGTGAGGAGGCCTTCGACCCGCGGGACGTCGGTATCGAACTGGTCCCGGTGGAGGCGCTGCGCGGCGCGGACGCCTCGTACAACGCGGACGTGGCCCGCAGACTGCTCGCCGGCGAGACCGGGCCGGTGCGGGACGCGGTGCTGCTGAACTCGGCGGCGGCGCTGGCCGCGCTGGGGGACGGCGAGGGCGACCTGGTGGACCGGCTCAGGACCGGCATGGCGCAGGCGGCGGAGTCCATCGACTCGGGCGCGGCGAAGCGGGCGCTGGAGCGCTGGGTGGCGGCGAGCAATCGCTAG
- the qcrB gene encoding cytochrome bc1 complex cytochrome b subunit: MSTNDANKRKAPAGERVADWADGRLGIYSLAKTNMRKIFPDHWSFMLGEVALYSFIVVILTGVYLTLFFHPSMNEVEYHGSYVPMQGVLMSEAFASTLDISFDVRGGLLIRQIHHWGALIFLAAMMVHMMRVFFTGAFRKPREINWLFGFLLFVLGMFTGFTGYSLPDDLLSGTGVRFMEGAVLSVPVVGTYLSMFLFGGEFPGGDFVARFYSVHILLLPGIMLGLLVAHLILVFYHKHTQFAGPGRTEKNVVGMPLLPIYMAKAGGFFFLVFGVIAVVSAIATINPIWSIGPYRPDQVSTGAQPDWYMGFSEGLIRVMPGWEINLWGHTLVLGVFIPLVIFPLVLVAIAVYPFVESWVTGDKREHHILDRPRNAPTRTAFGVAWLTWYFVLLIGGGNDLWATHFNLSINSITWFVRIFFFAGPVLAFIITKRICLGLQRRDRDKVLHGRESGIIKRLPHGEFVEVHEPLTQEALHTLTAHEQYKPTEIGPTVDENGVERKVPRSQKLRARLSKAYYGEGNQIEKPTVEEYKEITSGHGHH, translated from the coding sequence ATGAGCACCAACGACGCAAACAAGCGGAAAGCGCCCGCGGGTGAGCGGGTCGCGGACTGGGCCGACGGCCGCCTGGGGATCTACTCCCTGGCCAAGACCAACATGCGCAAGATCTTCCCGGACCACTGGTCCTTCATGCTGGGTGAGGTCGCGCTCTACAGCTTCATCGTCGTCATCCTCACGGGTGTCTATCTGACGCTGTTCTTCCACCCGTCGATGAACGAGGTGGAGTACCACGGTTCGTACGTCCCGATGCAGGGCGTGCTGATGTCGGAGGCGTTCGCCTCGACCCTGGACATCAGCTTCGACGTCCGCGGTGGTCTGCTCATCCGGCAGATCCACCACTGGGGTGCGCTGATCTTCCTCGCGGCCATGATGGTCCACATGATGCGCGTCTTCTTCACGGGCGCGTTCCGCAAGCCGCGTGAGATCAACTGGCTGTTCGGCTTCCTGCTGTTCGTCCTCGGCATGTTCACCGGCTTCACCGGTTACTCGCTCCCGGACGACCTGCTCTCCGGCACCGGTGTCCGCTTCATGGAGGGCGCGGTCCTGTCCGTCCCGGTCGTCGGCACGTACCTGTCGATGTTCCTGTTCGGCGGCGAGTTCCCGGGCGGCGACTTCGTGGCCCGGTTCTACTCGGTCCACATCCTGCTGCTGCCGGGCATCATGCTCGGCCTGCTGGTGGCGCACCTGATCCTGGTCTTCTACCACAAGCACACGCAGTTCGCGGGTCCCGGCCGGACCGAGAAGAACGTCGTCGGCATGCCCCTGCTGCCGATCTACATGGCCAAGGCCGGCGGCTTCTTCTTCCTGGTCTTCGGTGTCATCGCGGTCGTCTCGGCCATCGCCACGATCAACCCGATCTGGTCGATCGGCCCGTACCGCCCGGACCAGGTGTCCACCGGTGCGCAGCCCGACTGGTACATGGGCTTCTCCGAGGGTCTGATCCGTGTGATGCCCGGCTGGGAGATCAACCTCTGGGGCCACACGCTGGTCCTGGGCGTCTTCATCCCGCTGGTGATCTTCCCGCTGGTGCTGGTGGCGATCGCGGTCTACCCGTTCGTCGAGTCCTGGGTCACCGGTGACAAGCGCGAGCACCACATCCTGGACCGCCCGCGCAACGCCCCGACCCGTACGGCCTTCGGCGTGGCCTGGCTGACCTGGTACTTCGTGTTGCTGATCGGTGGTGGAAACGACCTCTGGGCGACCCACTTCAACCTGTCGATCAACTCGATCACCTGGTTCGTCCGGATCTTCTTCTTCGCCGGACCGGTCCTCGCCTTCATCATCACCAAGCGGATCTGCCTGGGTCTGCAGCGGCGCGACCGCGACAAGGTGCTGCACGGACGCGAGTCCGGCATCATCAAGCGGCTCCCGCACGGTGAGTTCGTCGAGGTCCACGAGCCGCTGACGCAGGAGGCCCTGCACACGCTCACGGCGCACGAGCAGTACAAGCCGACCGAGATCGGCCCGACGGTCGACGAGAACGGTGTCGAGCGCAAGGTGCCGCGCAGCCAGAAGCTCCGGGCACGGCTGAGCAAGGCGTACTACGGCGAGGGCAACCAGATCGAGAAGCCGACGGTCGAGGAGTACAAGGAGATCACGAGCGGCCACGGCCACCACTGA
- the qcrC gene encoding cytochrome bc1 complex diheme cytochrome c subunit yields the protein MKKLSARRRHPLAAVVVLLLALAATGGLYAAFAPADKAQADETAQSLAIEEGKKLYTVGCASCHGTGGQGTSDGPSLVGVGSAAVDFQVGTGRMPAQQPGAQVPKKKVIYSQAQIDQLAAYVASLGAGPITPTAKQYSPDGADIAKGGDLFRTNCAQCHNFTGEGGALTHGKYAPNLEGVSPKHIYEAMQTGPQNMPSFPDTTMPEQEKRDIIAYIQTVNSGESASPGGLSLGGLGPVSEGLFAWVFGLGALITVAIWVAAHTAKAKKS from the coding sequence GTGAAAAAGCTCTCCGCACGACGACGCCATCCGCTGGCGGCGGTCGTCGTCCTACTTCTCGCGCTGGCGGCCACTGGGGGGCTGTACGCCGCGTTCGCGCCCGCGGACAAGGCGCAGGCCGATGAAACCGCCCAGTCCCTCGCCATCGAGGAGGGCAAGAAGCTCTACACCGTCGGCTGCGCCAGCTGCCACGGAACCGGCGGTCAGGGCACCTCAGACGGCCCGTCCCTGGTCGGCGTCGGTTCCGCCGCCGTGGACTTCCAGGTCGGCACCGGCCGTATGCCCGCGCAGCAGCCGGGCGCCCAGGTGCCGAAGAAGAAGGTCATCTACTCGCAGGCCCAGATCGACCAGCTCGCGGCGTACGTCGCTTCCCTCGGCGCCGGCCCGATCACGCCGACCGCGAAGCAGTACAGCCCCGACGGTGCCGACATCGCCAAGGGCGGTGACCTGTTCCGCACCAACTGCGCCCAGTGCCACAACTTCACGGGTGAGGGCGGTGCGCTGACGCACGGCAAGTACGCCCCGAACCTCGAAGGCGTGAGCCCGAAGCACATCTACGAGGCCATGCAGACCGGCCCGCAGAACATGCCCTCCTTCCCCGACACGACGATGCCGGAGCAGGAGAAGCGGGACATCATCGCCTACATCCAGACCGTCAACAGCGGCGAGTCGGCAAGCCCGGGCGGTCTCAGCCTGGGTGGCCTCGGCCCCGTCAGCGAGGGACTGTTCGCCTGGGTGTTCGGTCTGGGTGCGCTGATCACCGTTGCCATCTGGGTCGCGGCCCACACCGCTAAGGCCAAGAAGTCATGA
- a CDS encoding aminotransferase class V-fold PLP-dependent enzyme, with amino-acid sequence MSVRPDAAPAVTVPAPAVATSAAVTDADPCCAAPLPVLGRDVTVPLVTGGEVTYAALDYAASAPALQRVWDDVAAYAPYYGSVHRGAGYLSQLSTDLFENSRGTVHEFLDCRDDDQVVFTRSTTDSLNLLAAALPADCQVFVFETEHHASLLPWRDARVTYLNAPRTHGEAVRTLETALADRDPYGPALVCVTGASNVTGELWPVRELAAAAHAHGARIVLDAAQLAPHHPLSVRELDVDWVAFSGHKLYAPFGSGVLAGRADWLQDAEPYLAGGGASRKVARRTDGGVDVEWHSTAARHEAGSPNVIGVYSIASACKALTEAGFGTLVAREQHLITKVRDGLAEVPEVKVLSLFGDDSPRVGVISFVVEGWNSSHFAAALSAEYGIGVRDGLFCAHPLVRTLLGSDPQDVGECGAPEAEPGERLLNAIRVSFGAGTPDEHVERFVRAVKELVRDGAKWNYRTEDGRCVPAV; translated from the coding sequence ATGTCCGTGCGCCCCGACGCCGCCCCCGCCGTCACCGTCCCTGCCCCCGCCGTCGCCACGTCCGCGGCCGTCACCGACGCCGACCCCTGCTGTGCCGCCCCGCTGCCGGTCCTCGGCCGGGACGTCACCGTCCCGCTCGTGACCGGTGGCGAAGTCACGTACGCCGCCCTCGACTACGCGGCCAGCGCCCCGGCGCTGCAGCGCGTGTGGGACGACGTCGCCGCGTACGCCCCCTACTACGGCAGCGTGCACCGCGGCGCCGGATACCTCTCGCAGCTGTCCACCGACCTGTTCGAGAACAGCCGGGGGACGGTCCACGAGTTCCTGGACTGCCGGGACGACGACCAGGTCGTGTTCACCCGCTCCACGACCGACTCGCTGAATCTGCTGGCCGCCGCGCTCCCCGCCGACTGCCAGGTCTTCGTCTTCGAGACGGAGCACCACGCCTCCCTGCTGCCGTGGAGGGACGCCCGCGTCACCTACCTCAACGCGCCGCGCACGCACGGGGAGGCGGTGCGGACCCTGGAGACGGCGCTCGCCGACCGCGACCCCTACGGCCCCGCGCTGGTCTGCGTGACGGGCGCGTCCAATGTGACCGGTGAGCTGTGGCCGGTACGGGAGCTGGCAGCCGCCGCGCACGCCCACGGCGCCCGCATCGTCCTCGACGCCGCGCAGCTCGCCCCTCACCACCCGCTCTCGGTGCGGGAGTTGGACGTCGACTGGGTCGCCTTCTCCGGGCACAAGCTGTACGCGCCCTTCGGCTCCGGTGTCCTCGCCGGACGCGCGGACTGGCTGCAGGACGCGGAGCCGTACCTCGCGGGCGGCGGCGCCTCACGGAAGGTCGCACGGCGCACGGACGGCGGGGTGGACGTCGAGTGGCACAGCACCGCCGCCCGCCACGAGGCCGGCTCGCCGAACGTCATCGGCGTCTACTCCATCGCCTCCGCCTGCAAGGCGCTGACCGAGGCCGGCTTCGGCACGCTCGTCGCGCGCGAGCAGCACCTCATCACGAAGGTCCGCGACGGCCTCGCCGAGGTCCCCGAGGTCAAGGTGCTGTCGCTGTTCGGCGACGATTCTCCGCGGGTCGGCGTCATCTCCTTCGTGGTCGAGGGCTGGAACAGCTCCCACTTCGCCGCCGCGCTCTCGGCCGAGTACGGCATCGGCGTACGCGACGGCCTGTTCTGCGCCCACCCGCTGGTCCGCACCCTGCTCGGCAGCGACCCGCAGGACGTGGGCGAGTGCGGCGCGCCGGAGGCCGAGCCGGGGGAGAGGTTGCTGAACGCGATCCGGGTGAGCTTCGGGGCCGGTACGCCGGACGAGCACGTCGAACGGTTCGTCCGGGCGGTGAAGGAGCTCGTGCGCGACGGTGCGAAGTGGAACTACCGCACCGAGGACGGCCGTTGCGTGCCCGCGGTCTGA
- a CDS encoding cytochrome c oxidase subunit 4, translated as MKIQGRMFIWLSVFILAMAILYGVWSKEPAGTTALFLAFGLSIMIGYYLAFTARRVDAMAQDNKEADVADEAGEVGFFSPHSWQPLSLAVGGALAFLGVAIGWWILYFSAPLILVGLFGWVFEYYRGENQNQ; from the coding sequence GTGAAGATCCAAGGCAGGATGTTCATCTGGCTGAGCGTCTTCATCCTCGCCATGGCCATCCTCTACGGCGTGTGGTCGAAGGAGCCGGCCGGTACGACGGCGCTCTTCCTGGCCTTCGGCCTGAGCATCATGATCGGCTACTACCTGGCCTTCACGGCCCGGCGAGTGGACGCCATGGCCCAGGACAACAAGGAGGCCGACGTCGCGGACGAAGCCGGTGAGGTGGGCTTCTTCTCCCCGCACAGCTGGCAGCCGCTCTCGCTGGCCGTCGGCGGTGCGCTGGCCTTCCTGGGCGTCGCCATCGGCTGGTGGATCCTGTACTTCTCGGCCCCGCTGATCCTGGTCGGGCTGTTCGGCTGGGTCTTCGAGTACTACCGCGGCGAGAACCAGAACCAGTAG
- a CDS encoding L,D-transpeptidase, which yields MNDTPRKRTVVSCTVLALVIGAGATACSGQDSHPLSARPYDAARQVTMNAPAAGKKADPDKPLEVTAKGKDGRITDVTAVDTAGRYLAGELSADGARWRSTGPLAAGTRYTVKVSTEDGHGAPGVRTVTFETASPKRILDVALGPKAGTYGVGQPITAELSAPVAAKEARAAVERALKVQSWPGVEGAWHWVDDKKLHYRPKEYWPTGAVVEVHSNLEGVKVGDHLYGGAAKPLKLTIGDRVEAITDASTHQMTVKRNGEVINTIPVTTGKPGFSTRNGVKVVLGKEYFVRMRGTSIGIPVGSAESYDLPVYYATRVTWSGEYVHAAPWSTGSQGYANVSHGCTGMSTGNAAWFYNTVREGDIVKVVNSLGEAMDPFGNGFGDWNLDWDQWRTGSALLEGTRDGSGAADDARLRPRI from the coding sequence ATGAACGACACGCCGCGCAAGCGCACCGTAGTGAGCTGCACAGTGCTGGCCCTGGTCATCGGGGCGGGGGCGACCGCGTGCAGCGGCCAGGACAGCCATCCGTTGTCGGCGAGGCCGTACGACGCGGCGCGTCAGGTAACCATGAACGCACCCGCAGCGGGCAAGAAGGCGGACCCGGACAAGCCCCTGGAGGTCACCGCCAAGGGCAAGGACGGCCGGATCACGGACGTCACCGCCGTCGACACCGCCGGACGCTACCTGGCCGGGGAACTCTCCGCGGACGGCGCCAGATGGCGCTCCACGGGCCCTCTCGCGGCCGGAACGCGCTACACCGTCAAGGTGTCCACGGAGGACGGCCACGGCGCTCCCGGCGTCCGTACCGTGACCTTCGAGACCGCGTCCCCGAAACGGATACTCGACGTCGCGCTGGGCCCGAAGGCGGGCACCTACGGCGTCGGACAGCCCATCACCGCCGAGCTCAGCGCGCCCGTGGCCGCCAAGGAGGCCAGAGCCGCCGTCGAACGCGCCCTGAAGGTCCAGTCCTGGCCGGGCGTGGAGGGTGCCTGGCACTGGGTGGACGACAAGAAACTGCACTACCGCCCGAAGGAGTACTGGCCGACGGGCGCCGTCGTCGAGGTGCACAGCAACCTGGAAGGCGTAAAGGTCGGCGATCACCTGTACGGAGGAGCCGCGAAGCCCCTCAAGCTGACGATCGGCGACCGCGTGGAGGCCATCACCGACGCGAGCACCCACCAGATGACGGTGAAGCGCAACGGAGAAGTGATCAACACCATTCCGGTGACCACCGGCAAGCCGGGCTTCTCCACCCGTAACGGCGTCAAGGTGGTGCTCGGCAAGGAGTACTTCGTACGGATGCGCGGCACCAGCATCGGCATCCCCGTCGGCAGCGCGGAGTCCTACGACCTGCCCGTCTACTACGCGACGCGGGTCACCTGGAGCGGTGAGTACGTCCACGCCGCGCCCTGGTCGACCGGCTCCCAGGGGTACGCCAACGTGAGCCACGGCTGCACCGGAATGTCCACCGGCAACGCCGCCTGGTTCTACAACACCGTCCGCGAGGGCGACATCGTCAAGGTCGTCAACAGCCTGGGCGAGGCCATGGATCCGTTCGGGAACGGCTTCGGCGACTGGAACCTGGACTGGGACCAGTGGCGCACGGGCAGCGCACTGCTGGAGGGGACCAGGGACGGCAGCGGCGCCGCCGACGACGCACGGCTGCGTCCCCGCATCTGA
- the qcrA gene encoding cytochrome bc1 complex Rieske iron-sulfur subunit codes for MSSQDIPEETLPSEQDHARGTVEAKDPFADPGLPAHKPRVQDIDERAAKRSERTVALLFTLSMLATIAFIASYVIFPVDEIVYIWPFGHVSALNFSLGITLGLALFCIGAGAVHWARTLMSDTEIADERHPIEAEPEVKAKVLADFAAGAQESGFGRRKLIRNTMFGALAMVPLSGVVLLRDLGPLPEDKLRHTLWAKGKQLINMNTNEPLRPEDVVVGSLTFAMPEGLSEHDHSFQTEIAKAALMIVRIQPEDIKDKRELEWSHDGIVAYSKICTHVGCPISLYEQQTHHVLCPCHQSTFDLSDGARVIFGPAGHALPQLRIGVNDEGFLEALGDFDEPVGPAFWERG; via the coding sequence ATGAGTAGCCAAGACATTCCAGAAGAGACCCTGCCCTCCGAGCAGGACCACGCGCGCGGCACCGTGGAGGCGAAGGACCCCTTCGCCGACCCCGGGCTTCCGGCCCACAAGCCGCGCGTCCAGGACATCGACGAGCGGGCCGCCAAGCGGTCCGAGCGTACGGTCGCCCTCCTGTTCACGCTGTCGATGCTGGCGACGATCGCCTTCATCGCCTCCTACGTGATCTTCCCGGTCGACGAGATCGTCTACATCTGGCCGTTCGGTCATGTGAGCGCGCTGAACTTCTCGCTGGGCATCACGCTCGGTCTGGCGCTGTTCTGCATCGGCGCGGGTGCCGTCCACTGGGCCCGCACCCTGATGTCCGACACGGAGATCGCCGACGAGCGTCACCCGATCGAGGCCGAGCCCGAGGTCAAGGCCAAGGTCCTGGCCGACTTCGCGGCCGGTGCGCAGGAGTCCGGCTTCGGCCGTCGCAAGCTGATCCGCAACACCATGTTCGGCGCGCTGGCCATGGTGCCGCTGTCCGGTGTGGTGCTGCTGCGCGACCTGGGCCCGCTGCCCGAGGACAAGCTCCGGCACACGCTGTGGGCCAAGGGCAAGCAGCTCATCAACATGAACACCAACGAGCCGCTGCGTCCCGAGGACGTCGTCGTCGGTTCGCTGACGTTCGCCATGCCCGAGGGTCTGAGCGAGCACGACCACAGCTTCCAGACCGAGATCGCCAAGGCCGCCCTGATGATCGTCCGGATCCAGCCGGAGGACATCAAGGACAAGCGCGAGCTCGAGTGGTCCCACGACGGCATCGTGGCGTACTCGAAGATCTGCACCCACGTGGGCTGCCCGATCTCCCTGTACGAGCAGCAGACGCACCACGTGCTCTGCCCGTGCCACCAGTCCACCTTCGACCTCTCCGACGGCGCCCGCGTCATCTTCGGCCCGGCCGGTCACGCCCTTCCGCAGCTGCGGATCGGTGTGAATGACGAAGGCTTCCTCGAAGCGCTCGGCGACTTCGACGAGCCCGTCGGTCCTGCCTTCTGGGAGCGCGGATGA
- the ctaE gene encoding aa3-type cytochrome oxidase subunit III: protein MSVVATATTVETGHAHPSVNRPNLTSVGTIIWLSSELMFFAALFAMYFTLRSVLGAEYWAEQASALNFPFSATNTTILVLSSLTCQLGVFAAERGDVKKLRTWFVITFVMGAIFIGGQVFEYTELVKHEGLSLSSDPYGSVFYLTTGFHGLHVTGGLIAFLLVLGRTYAARRFTHEQATAAIVVSYYWHFVDVVWIGLFATIYMIK from the coding sequence ATGTCGGTCGTGGCGACAGCAACGACAGTAGAAACCGGGCACGCGCACCCGTCGGTCAATCGGCCGAACCTCACCAGCGTCGGAACCATCATCTGGCTGAGTTCCGAGCTGATGTTCTTCGCGGCCCTCTTCGCGATGTACTTCACCCTGCGATCGGTGCTGGGTGCCGAGTACTGGGCAGAACAGGCTTCGGCCCTGAACTTCCCCTTCTCGGCGACCAACACCACGATCCTGGTGCTCTCCTCCCTCACCTGCCAGCTCGGCGTGTTCGCCGCCGAGCGCGGTGACGTGAAGAAGCTCCGCACCTGGTTCGTGATCACGTTCGTGATGGGTGCGATCTTCATCGGCGGCCAGGTGTTCGAGTACACCGAGCTGGTCAAGCACGAGGGCCTCTCGCTCTCCTCCGACCCGTACGGCTCGGTCTTCTACCTGACCACCGGCTTCCACGGACTGCATGTGACGGGCGGTCTCATCGCCTTCCTGCTCGTTCTCGGCAGGACGTACGCGGCCCGGAGATTCACCCATGAGCAGGCAACCGCCGCCATCGTCGTGTCCTACTACTGGCACTTCGTCGATGTCGTCTGGATCGGCCTCTTCGCCACGATCTACATGATCAAGTAG
- a CDS encoding glycerate kinase family protein translates to MTDRFPRPYRIAVAPSGFKESLSAAQAAASIAEGLLRVVPDAGIDLILLVDGGEGTAAALAAATGGRLVRLTATGPVGEPVGTHLALLGPGTAVVEMAAVAGLSLVPPDRRDPVRTTTYGVGELIRAALDSGARRILVGCGDSGTSDGGAGALQALGARLLDAEGRELGRGGGELLHLDRIDTGGLDPRLARAEILVACNPHNVLCGERGVARVFGPQRGATQAQVERLSAGLERWAAVLTRDVLRAPCPLRRSSGTDGVPSGAAWLGGRFEAGHGPGDGGGVPDLRLSPGTGASGGLGAGLAAVGGRLLPRFEVLLGHLDLDARLAAADLVVTAEGALDAQTPHGKIPAEVAHRAKRAGRPVLALAGTLGHGAHEVRAVGVDAYSSIVPAPVPLREALGRAGEFLADAAERAIRMILLGTRLPSPLAQTAGTQRPSSVR, encoded by the coding sequence ATGACCGACAGGTTCCCGAGGCCCTACCGCATCGCTGTCGCCCCCAGCGGCTTCAAGGAGTCCCTGTCCGCCGCGCAGGCCGCCGCGTCGATCGCCGAAGGGCTGCTGCGGGTCGTGCCGGACGCCGGGATCGACCTGATCCTGCTGGTCGACGGCGGCGAGGGCACGGCGGCGGCGCTGGCCGCGGCGACGGGCGGGCGGCTCGTGCGTCTCACCGCCACCGGGCCGGTCGGCGAGCCCGTGGGCACGCACCTCGCGCTGCTCGGCCCCGGCACGGCGGTCGTCGAGATGGCCGCGGTCGCCGGGCTGTCCCTCGTACCGCCCGACCGCCGCGATCCCGTGCGCACGACGACGTACGGTGTCGGCGAGCTGATCCGCGCCGCGCTGGACTCGGGCGCCCGCCGCATCCTCGTCGGCTGCGGCGACTCGGGCACGTCGGACGGCGGGGCGGGAGCGCTGCAGGCGCTCGGTGCACGACTGCTGGACGCCGAGGGGCGCGAACTCGGCAGGGGCGGCGGAGAGTTGCTCCACCTGGACCGCATCGACACGGGCGGCCTCGACCCGCGGCTGGCACGCGCCGAGATCCTGGTGGCCTGCAATCCGCACAACGTGCTGTGCGGGGAGCGGGGGGTGGCTCGGGTCTTCGGTCCTCAGAGGGGGGCGACGCAGGCGCAGGTGGAGCGGCTCTCGGCGGGGCTGGAGCGGTGGGCGGCGGTGCTGACGCGCGATGTCCTGCGGGCGCCCTGCCCGCTCCGCCGCTCCTCGGGCACCGACGGGGTACCGTCCGGCGCGGCGTGGCTCGGCGGGCGCTTCGAGGCCGGCCACGGCCCGGGGGACGGCGGAGGTGTGCCCGATCTCCGGCTCTCCCCCGGTACCGGGGCCTCGGGCGGCCTCGGTGCCGGACTCGCCGCCGTCGGAGGGCGGCTGCTGCCTCGGTTCGAGGTGCTCCTCGGCCACCTCGATCTGGACGCACGGCTCGCCGCCGCCGATCTCGTCGTCACCGCCGAGGGCGCCCTCGACGCCCAGACGCCGCACGGCAAGATCCCGGCCGAGGTGGCCCACCGCGCCAAGCGGGCGGGCCGTCCGGTGCTCGCGCTCGCCGGCACGCTGGGGCACGGTGCGCACGAGGTGCGGGCCGTCGGGGTGGACGCGTACAGCTCGATCGTGCCCGCTCCCGTGCCGCTGCGCGAAGCGCTCGGCCGCGCCGGCGAATTCCTCGCCGACGCGGCCGAGCGCGCCATAAGGATGATCCTGCTGGGGACCCGTCTGCCGTCGCCGCTCGCTCAGACCGCGGGCACGCAACGGCCGTCCTCGGTGCGGTAG